A single Salmo salar chromosome ssa19, Ssal_v3.1, whole genome shotgun sequence DNA region contains:
- the LOC106579322 gene encoding uncharacterized protein produces the protein MQCFQMIALAVAVFAMLSPYTVGSVGNASSVEFNIWKFEDQPLVMQLAAVYKEMEHFKCEQTNIRQQLEALNQMLTSPKNETTTEIGSTSLVYPPNHGEEDIVWSSEEEDSMRPFDPCFRYTVLDQPWRATNTSIKNKMCDRNVKWRGWYRLFYKGNSLQMPERCVPMNKCGTHAPMWLAGPHPKRRDGIVTRKVCGHWNKNCCAFKSTPIKVKKCQGNYYVYKFTKPSTCHLAYCADINTIVCGKCRKSETCVSRDNINWRCKKKPRPLKRKVHFFASYPGPISGKVNRIKYRTVLVNVGRAFNRRTGVFRAPVKGVYQFFFSTQSGKHGVKTDLWLVINGYWVAVSHTKIRSPSTVGNLSTYMTFLRRGSLVYVSQDCGSSWATASSNTITFGGSLLVQSKR, from the exons ATGCAGTGTTTCCAG ATGATTGCATTAGCTGTGGCTGTGTTTGCTATGCTATCACCCTACACAGTGGGCTCGGTAGGGAATGCCAGTTCT GTTGAGTTTAATATTTGGAAGTTTGAGGATCAACCTTTGGTGATGCAACTTGCTGCTGTCTACAAG GAAATGGAACACTTCAAATGTGAACAAACAAATATCAGGCAACAGCTGGAGGCCCTGAATCAG ATGCTGACAAGCCCTAAGAATGAGACTACAACAGAAATAG GCAGCACTTCTCTTGTTTACCCCCCAAACCATGGAGAGGAGGACATTGTGTGGTCATCAGAGGAAGAAGACTCCATGCGACCCTTCGATCCCTGCTTCCGCTACACTGTCCTGGACCAGCCCTGGAGGGCCACTAACACcagcatcaagaacaagatgTGTGACCGCAACGTCAAGTGGCGAGGCTGGTACCGCCTGTTCTACAAGGGCAACAGTCTGCAGATGCCCGAGAGGTGTGTGCCCATGAACAAGTGTGGCACCCACGCCCCCATGTGGCTGGCCGGGCCTCACCCGAAGAGGAGGGATGGGATCGTCACCCGCAAGGTCTGCGGCCACTGGAACAAGAACTGCTGCGCTTTCAAGTCCACACCCATCAAAGTGAAGAAGTGCCAGGGCAATTATTACGTCTACAAGTTTACCAAACCTTCGACATGTCACCTGGCCTACTGTGCAG ATATCAACACCATTGTGTGTGGAAAGTGCAGGAAAAGCGAGACCTGTGTAAGTCGAGACAATATAAACTGGAGGTGTAAGAAGAAGCCAAGAC CCCTGAAGAGAAAAGTCCACTTCTTTGCCTCCTATCCCGGGCCCATCTCAGGCAAGGTGAACCGCATCAAGTACAGGACTGTCCTTGTGAACGTTGGGCGAGCCTTCAACCGGAGGACCGGGGTGTTCCGGGCTCCTGTCAAAGGAGTCTACCAGTTCTTCTTCTCCACACAGAGTGGGAAACACGGTGTCAAGACGGACCTATGGTTGGTGATCAATGGTTACTGGGTGGCTGTCTCTCACACCAAAATCAGGAGTCCCTCCACTGTGGGTAATCTGTCCACTTATATGACCTTTCtgcgcagagggtccctggtctATGTGAGCCAAGACTGTGGTAGCTCTTGGGCCACTGCTTCATCCAATACCATCACATTTGGTGGGTCACTGCTTGTTCAGTCGAAGAGGTAG
- the pdk2a gene encoding pyruvate dehydrogenase (acetyl-transferring) kinase isozyme 2, mitochondrial isoform X5, with product MEILEFLDKTPDNHSVLDEFVDTLVNIRNRHNDVVPTMAQGVIEYKSVFGQDPVTNQNIQYFLDRFYMSRISIRMLINQHTLVFDGATNPLHPNTIGSIDPHCDVTEVVRDAYQSAKLVCDQYYLSSPDLMLQEMNVNNRKQPISIVYVPSHLYHMLFELFKNAMRATIENHESSHRLPPIQVMVAIGGEDLSIKVSDRGGGVPFRKIENLFSYMYSTAPTPEKGEHSQTPLAGFGYGLPISRLYAQYFQGNLQLYSMEGYGTDAVIHMKALSTDSVERLPVYNKTALRNYKVSQEADDWCVPSREPLDLTIYRVAK from the exons ATGGAAATCCTGGAGTTCTTGGACAAGACTCCTGACAACCACAGTGTCCTGGATGA GTTTGTGGACACCCTGGTGAATATCAGGAACAGGCACAATGACGTAGTGCCCACCATGGCACAGGGCGTCATTGAGTACAAGTCGGTGTTCGGCCAGGACCCAGTCACCAACCAGAACATTCAGTACTTCCTGGACCGTTTCTACATGAGCCGTATATCTATCCGCATGCTTATCAACCAGCACA CTCTTGTCTTTGATGGAGCAACGAATCCACTTCACCCCAACACAATAGGGAGCATCGACCCTCACTGTGATGTCACAGAGGTGGTCAGAg ATGCTTACCAGAGCGCCAAGTTGGTGTGTGATCAGTACTATCTGAGCTCGCCAGACCTGATGCTGCAAGAAATGAATG TCAACAACCGGAAACAACCTATAAGCATTGTCTATGTGCCCTCCCATCTCTACCACATGTTGTTTGAGCTTTTCAAG AATGCTATGAGGGCCACAATTGAGAACCATGAATCCAGCCACAGGCTACCACCCATTCAAGTCATGGTGGCCATTGGAGGAGAGGACCTGTCAATTAAG GTGAGTGACAGGGGTGGTGGAGTCCCTTTCAGGAAGATTGAGAATCTTTTCAGCTACATGTACTCTACGGCCCCCACGCCAGAGAAGGGTGAGCACTCGCAGACACCATTG GCTGGCTTTGGCTACGGCCTGCCCATCTCCCGACTCTACGCTCAGTACTTCCAGGGAAACCTGCAGCTCTACTCTATGGAGGGTTATGGCACTGACGCTGTCATCCACATGAAG GCCTTGTCCACAGACTCTGTGGAGAGGCTCCCAGTGTACAACAAGACAGCTCTGCGGAATTACAAGGTTAGCCAGGAGGCAGACGACTGGTGTGTGCCCAGCAGAGAACCCCTGGACCTGACCATTTACAGGGTAGCCAAATGA
- the pdk2a gene encoding pyruvate dehydrogenase (acetyl-transferring) kinase isozyme 2, mitochondrial isoform X4, translating into MKEINLLPDRLLTTPSVQMVQSWYVQSLMEILEFLDKTPDNHSVLDEFVDTLVNIRNRHNDVVPTMAQGVIEYKSVFGQDPVTNQNIQYFLDRFYMSRISIRMLINQHTLVFDGATNPLHPNTIGSIDPHCDVTEVVRDAYQSAKLVCDQYYLSSPDLMLQEMNVNNRKQPISIVYVPSHLYHMLFELFKNAMRATIENHESSHRLPPIQVMVAIGGEDLSIKVSDRGGGVPFRKIENLFSYMYSTAPTPEKGEHSQTPLAGFGYGLPISRLYAQYFQGNLQLYSMEGYGTDAVIHMKALSTDSVERLPVYNKTALRNYKVSQEADDWCVPSREPLDLTIYRVAK; encoded by the exons ATGAAGGAGATCAATTTGCTACCTGACCGATTGCTTACAACCCCATCCGTGCAGATGGTGCAGAGCTG GTATGTCCAGAGCTTGATGGAAATCCTGGAGTTCTTGGACAAGACTCCTGACAACCACAGTGTCCTGGATGA GTTTGTGGACACCCTGGTGAATATCAGGAACAGGCACAATGACGTAGTGCCCACCATGGCACAGGGCGTCATTGAGTACAAGTCGGTGTTCGGCCAGGACCCAGTCACCAACCAGAACATTCAGTACTTCCTGGACCGTTTCTACATGAGCCGTATATCTATCCGCATGCTTATCAACCAGCACA CTCTTGTCTTTGATGGAGCAACGAATCCACTTCACCCCAACACAATAGGGAGCATCGACCCTCACTGTGATGTCACAGAGGTGGTCAGAg ATGCTTACCAGAGCGCCAAGTTGGTGTGTGATCAGTACTATCTGAGCTCGCCAGACCTGATGCTGCAAGAAATGAATG TCAACAACCGGAAACAACCTATAAGCATTGTCTATGTGCCCTCCCATCTCTACCACATGTTGTTTGAGCTTTTCAAG AATGCTATGAGGGCCACAATTGAGAACCATGAATCCAGCCACAGGCTACCACCCATTCAAGTCATGGTGGCCATTGGAGGAGAGGACCTGTCAATTAAG GTGAGTGACAGGGGTGGTGGAGTCCCTTTCAGGAAGATTGAGAATCTTTTCAGCTACATGTACTCTACGGCCCCCACGCCAGAGAAGGGTGAGCACTCGCAGACACCATTG GCTGGCTTTGGCTACGGCCTGCCCATCTCCCGACTCTACGCTCAGTACTTCCAGGGAAACCTGCAGCTCTACTCTATGGAGGGTTATGGCACTGACGCTGTCATCCACATGAAG GCCTTGTCCACAGACTCTGTGGAGAGGCTCCCAGTGTACAACAAGACAGCTCTGCGGAATTACAAGGTTAGCCAGGAGGCAGACGACTGGTGTGTGCCCAGCAGAGAACCCCTGGACCTGACCATTTACAGGGTAGCCAAATGA
- the pdk2a gene encoding pyruvate dehydrogenase (acetyl-transferring) kinase isozyme 2, mitochondrial isoform X2: MKFVRFIMKNATLANVPKHVEHFAKFSPSPLSMKQFLDFGSTNACETTSFVFLRQELPVRLSNIMKEINLLPDRLLTTPSVQMVQSWYVQSLMEILEFLDKTPDNHSVLDEFVDTLVNIRNRHNDVVPTMAQGVIEYKSVFGQDPVTNQNIQYFLDRFYMSRISIRMLINQHTLVFDGATNPLHPNTIGSIDPHCDVTEVVRDAYQSAKLVCDQYYLSSPDLMLQEMNVNNRKQPISIVYVPSHLYHMLFELFKNAMRATIENHESSHRLPPIQVMVAIGGEDLSIKVSDRGGGVPFRKIENLFSYMYSTAPTPEKGEHSQTPLAGFGYGLPISRLYAQYFQGNLQLYSMEGYGTDAVIHMKALSTDSVERLPVYNKTALRNYKVSQEADDWCVPSREPLDLTIYRVAK; encoded by the exons ATGAAATTCGTGAGGTTTATAATGAAAAATGCTACATTGGCCAATGTGCCTAAACATGTAGAACATTTTGCAAAATTTTCGCCGTCACCACTCTCTATGAAACAATTTCTCGATTTTG GTTCCACCAATGCATGCGAGACGACATCATTTGTCTTTTTGAGACAAGAGCTACCTGTGCGACTGTCTAACATCATGAAGGAGATCAATTTGCTACCTGACCGATTGCTTACAACCCCATCCGTGCAGATGGTGCAGAGCTG GTATGTCCAGAGCTTGATGGAAATCCTGGAGTTCTTGGACAAGACTCCTGACAACCACAGTGTCCTGGATGA GTTTGTGGACACCCTGGTGAATATCAGGAACAGGCACAATGACGTAGTGCCCACCATGGCACAGGGCGTCATTGAGTACAAGTCGGTGTTCGGCCAGGACCCAGTCACCAACCAGAACATTCAGTACTTCCTGGACCGTTTCTACATGAGCCGTATATCTATCCGCATGCTTATCAACCAGCACA CTCTTGTCTTTGATGGAGCAACGAATCCACTTCACCCCAACACAATAGGGAGCATCGACCCTCACTGTGATGTCACAGAGGTGGTCAGAg ATGCTTACCAGAGCGCCAAGTTGGTGTGTGATCAGTACTATCTGAGCTCGCCAGACCTGATGCTGCAAGAAATGAATG TCAACAACCGGAAACAACCTATAAGCATTGTCTATGTGCCCTCCCATCTCTACCACATGTTGTTTGAGCTTTTCAAG AATGCTATGAGGGCCACAATTGAGAACCATGAATCCAGCCACAGGCTACCACCCATTCAAGTCATGGTGGCCATTGGAGGAGAGGACCTGTCAATTAAG GTGAGTGACAGGGGTGGTGGAGTCCCTTTCAGGAAGATTGAGAATCTTTTCAGCTACATGTACTCTACGGCCCCCACGCCAGAGAAGGGTGAGCACTCGCAGACACCATTG GCTGGCTTTGGCTACGGCCTGCCCATCTCCCGACTCTACGCTCAGTACTTCCAGGGAAACCTGCAGCTCTACTCTATGGAGGGTTATGGCACTGACGCTGTCATCCACATGAAG GCCTTGTCCACAGACTCTGTGGAGAGGCTCCCAGTGTACAACAAGACAGCTCTGCGGAATTACAAGGTTAGCCAGGAGGCAGACGACTGGTGTGTGCCCAGCAGAGAACCCCTGGACCTGACCATTTACAGGGTAGCCAAATGA
- the pdk2a gene encoding pyruvate dehydrogenase (acetyl-transferring) kinase isozyme 2, mitochondrial isoform X1 has protein sequence MVESYIRRNKPHLTPARLTQKPAIPMCRRKHCSTDNRSQPAGARPQGVHGSSISGLHGPTSHVRKGSSDKVIQKHARHWINIKCSTNACETTSFVFLRQELPVRLSNIMKEINLLPDRLLTTPSVQMVQSWYVQSLMEILEFLDKTPDNHSVLDEFVDTLVNIRNRHNDVVPTMAQGVIEYKSVFGQDPVTNQNIQYFLDRFYMSRISIRMLINQHTLVFDGATNPLHPNTIGSIDPHCDVTEVVRDAYQSAKLVCDQYYLSSPDLMLQEMNVNNRKQPISIVYVPSHLYHMLFELFKNAMRATIENHESSHRLPPIQVMVAIGGEDLSIKVSDRGGGVPFRKIENLFSYMYSTAPTPEKGEHSQTPLAGFGYGLPISRLYAQYFQGNLQLYSMEGYGTDAVIHMKALSTDSVERLPVYNKTALRNYKVSQEADDWCVPSREPLDLTIYRVAK, from the exons atggTCGAGTCATACATCCGCCGAAACAAACCGcacttaacacccgcccgcttaacccagaaacCAGCcataccaatgtgtcggaggaaacactgttcaactgacaaccgaagtcagcctgcaggcgcccggcctcaAGGAGTTCATGGATCTTCTATATCCGGTTTACACGGCCCAACTTCACATGTGCGCAAAGGGAGCAGTGACAAAGTCATCCAAAAACATGCCAGACATTGGATAAATATAAAAT GTTCCACCAATGCATGCGAGACGACATCATTTGTCTTTTTGAGACAAGAGCTACCTGTGCGACTGTCTAACATCATGAAGGAGATCAATTTGCTACCTGACCGATTGCTTACAACCCCATCCGTGCAGATGGTGCAGAGCTG GTATGTCCAGAGCTTGATGGAAATCCTGGAGTTCTTGGACAAGACTCCTGACAACCACAGTGTCCTGGATGA GTTTGTGGACACCCTGGTGAATATCAGGAACAGGCACAATGACGTAGTGCCCACCATGGCACAGGGCGTCATTGAGTACAAGTCGGTGTTCGGCCAGGACCCAGTCACCAACCAGAACATTCAGTACTTCCTGGACCGTTTCTACATGAGCCGTATATCTATCCGCATGCTTATCAACCAGCACA CTCTTGTCTTTGATGGAGCAACGAATCCACTTCACCCCAACACAATAGGGAGCATCGACCCTCACTGTGATGTCACAGAGGTGGTCAGAg ATGCTTACCAGAGCGCCAAGTTGGTGTGTGATCAGTACTATCTGAGCTCGCCAGACCTGATGCTGCAAGAAATGAATG TCAACAACCGGAAACAACCTATAAGCATTGTCTATGTGCCCTCCCATCTCTACCACATGTTGTTTGAGCTTTTCAAG AATGCTATGAGGGCCACAATTGAGAACCATGAATCCAGCCACAGGCTACCACCCATTCAAGTCATGGTGGCCATTGGAGGAGAGGACCTGTCAATTAAG GTGAGTGACAGGGGTGGTGGAGTCCCTTTCAGGAAGATTGAGAATCTTTTCAGCTACATGTACTCTACGGCCCCCACGCCAGAGAAGGGTGAGCACTCGCAGACACCATTG GCTGGCTTTGGCTACGGCCTGCCCATCTCCCGACTCTACGCTCAGTACTTCCAGGGAAACCTGCAGCTCTACTCTATGGAGGGTTATGGCACTGACGCTGTCATCCACATGAAG GCCTTGTCCACAGACTCTGTGGAGAGGCTCCCAGTGTACAACAAGACAGCTCTGCGGAATTACAAGGTTAGCCAGGAGGCAGACGACTGGTGTGTGCCCAGCAGAGAACCCCTGGACCTGACCATTTACAGGGTAGCCAAATGA
- the pdk2a gene encoding pyruvate dehydrogenase (acetyl-transferring) kinase isozyme 2, mitochondrial isoform X3, with product MVESYIRRNKPHLTPARLTQKPAIPMCRRKHCSTDNRSQPAGARPQGVHGSSISGLHGPTSHVRKGSSDKVIQKHARHWINIKCSTNACETTSFVFLRQELPVRLSNIMKEINLLPDRLLTTPSVQMVQSWYVQSLMEILEFLDKTPDNHSVLDEFVDTLVNIRNRHNDVVPTMAQGVIEYKSVFGQDPVTNQNIQYFLDRFYMSRISIRMLINQHTLVFDGATNPLHPNTIGSIDPHCDVTEVVRDAYQSAKLVCDQYYLSSPDLMLQEMNVNNRKQPISIVYVPSHLYHMLFELFKNAMRATIENHESSHRLPPIQVMVAIGGEDLSIKVSDRGGGVPFRKIENLFSYMYSTAPTPEKGWLWLRPAHLPTLRSVLPGKPAALLYGGLWH from the exons atggTCGAGTCATACATCCGCCGAAACAAACCGcacttaacacccgcccgcttaacccagaaacCAGCcataccaatgtgtcggaggaaacactgttcaactgacaaccgaagtcagcctgcaggcgcccggcctcaAGGAGTTCATGGATCTTCTATATCCGGTTTACACGGCCCAACTTCACATGTGCGCAAAGGGAGCAGTGACAAAGTCATCCAAAAACATGCCAGACATTGGATAAATATAAAAT GTTCCACCAATGCATGCGAGACGACATCATTTGTCTTTTTGAGACAAGAGCTACCTGTGCGACTGTCTAACATCATGAAGGAGATCAATTTGCTACCTGACCGATTGCTTACAACCCCATCCGTGCAGATGGTGCAGAGCTG GTATGTCCAGAGCTTGATGGAAATCCTGGAGTTCTTGGACAAGACTCCTGACAACCACAGTGTCCTGGATGA GTTTGTGGACACCCTGGTGAATATCAGGAACAGGCACAATGACGTAGTGCCCACCATGGCACAGGGCGTCATTGAGTACAAGTCGGTGTTCGGCCAGGACCCAGTCACCAACCAGAACATTCAGTACTTCCTGGACCGTTTCTACATGAGCCGTATATCTATCCGCATGCTTATCAACCAGCACA CTCTTGTCTTTGATGGAGCAACGAATCCACTTCACCCCAACACAATAGGGAGCATCGACCCTCACTGTGATGTCACAGAGGTGGTCAGAg ATGCTTACCAGAGCGCCAAGTTGGTGTGTGATCAGTACTATCTGAGCTCGCCAGACCTGATGCTGCAAGAAATGAATG TCAACAACCGGAAACAACCTATAAGCATTGTCTATGTGCCCTCCCATCTCTACCACATGTTGTTTGAGCTTTTCAAG AATGCTATGAGGGCCACAATTGAGAACCATGAATCCAGCCACAGGCTACCACCCATTCAAGTCATGGTGGCCATTGGAGGAGAGGACCTGTCAATTAAG GTGAGTGACAGGGGTGGTGGAGTCCCTTTCAGGAAGATTGAGAATCTTTTCAGCTACATGTACTCTACGGCCCCCACGCCAGAGAAGG GCTGGCTTTGGCTACGGCCTGCCCATCTCCCGACTCTACGCTCAGTACTTCCAGGGAAACCTGCAGCTCTACTCTATGGAGGGTTATGGCACTGA